The following coding sequences lie in one Gadus macrocephalus chromosome 1, ASM3116895v1 genomic window:
- the nadka gene encoding NAD kinase isoform X4 — protein MLHNPNTIMHIQDPASQRLTWNKPPKSVLVIKKIRDAGLLQPFKELCTFLTEVKSMIVYVERKVLEDPAIAGDDAFRTTMNKFCTFRDDLDDISNYVDFIICLGGDGTLLYASSLFQESVPPVMAFHLGSLGFLTPFNFDTYQSQLNQVIEGNVSIVLRSRLRVRVQKDSREKRAKVEENGVILTNGDGEGMHKAAQYQVLNEVVVDRGPSSYLSNVDLFLDGHLITTVQGDGVIVSTPTGSTAYAVAAGASMIHPNVPAIMITPICPHSLSFRPIVVPAGVELKVMLSSEARNTAWVSFDGRKRQEICHGDSITITTSCFPVPSICFRDPVTDWFESLAQCLHWNVRKKQHHLTSEEEEF, from the exons GCACATCCAGGACCCGGCCAGCCAGAGACTCACATGGAACAAGCCTCccaaaagtgtccttgtcatcAAGAAGATCCGCGACGCAGGTCTTCTCCAGCCATTCAAGGAGCTGTGTACCTTCCTCACCGAG GTGAAGAGCATGATTGTTTACGTGGAGAGAAAAGTTCTAGAGGACCCCGCCATCGCAGGCGATGACGCCTTCCGGACCACCATGAACAAATTCTGCACATTCCGCGACG ATCTGGACGATATCTCCAACTACGTGGACTTCATCATCTGTCTCGGTGGCGATGGAACCTTGCTGTACGCCTCCTCACTTTTCCAG GAGAGTGTTCCCCCAGTTATGGCCTTCCACCTGGGCTCTCTTGGCTTCCTCACCCCCTTCAACTTCGACACATACCAGTCTCAGCTCAACCAAGTCATCGAGG ggaacGTGTCTATCGTGCTGCGCAGTCggctgcgtgtgcgcgtgcagaAGGACAGCCGGGAGAAGAGGGCGAAGGTGGAGGAGAACGGAGTCATCCTCACCAACGGGGATGGAGAAGGCATGCACAAGGCCGCACAGTACCAG GTCCTGAacgaggtggtggtggaccGGGGGCCCTCCTCCTACCTCTCCAACGTGGACCTCTTCCTGGACGGACACCTCATCACCACCGTTCAGGGGGACG gcgtGATCGTCTCCACGCCGACGGGCAGCACGGCATACGCGGTGGCGGCGGGCGCCTCCATGATCCACCCCAACGTCCCGGCCATCATGATCACCCCCATCTGCCCGCACTCGCTCTCCTTCAGGCCCATCGTGGTGCCGGCCGGCGTGGAGCTCAAG gTCATGCTGTCCAGCGAGGCGCGGAACACTGCCTGGGTGTCCTTCGACGGCCGTAAGAGACAGGAGATCTGCCACGGGGACAG TATCACCATCACCACTTCCTGCTTCCCGGTTCCCTCCATCTGCTTCCGGGACCCGGTCACGGACTGGTTCGAGAGCCTGGCTCAATGTTTACACTGGAACGTGAGGAAGAAGCAGCACCACCTCacctctgaggaagaggagttcTGA
- the nadka gene encoding NAD kinase isoform X3, translated as MNPRSQLRRTQSLHGPSPVTTFGPKACMLHNPNTIMHIQDPASQRLTWNKPPKSVLVIKKIRDAGLLQPFKELCTFLTEVKSMIVYVERKVLEDPAIAGDDAFRTTMNKFCTFRDDLDDISNYVDFIICLGGDGTLLYASSLFQESVPPVMAFHLGSLGFLTPFNFDTYQSQLNQVIEGNVSIVLRSRLRVRVQKDSREKRAKVEENGVILTNGDGEGMHKAAQYQVLNEVVVDRGPSSYLSNVDLFLDGHLITTVQGDGVIVSTPTGSTAYAVAAGASMIHPNVPAIMITPICPHSLSFRPIVVPAGVELKVMLSSEARNTAWVSFDGRKRQEICHGDSITITTSCFPVPSICFRDPVTDWFESLAQCLHWNVRKKQHHLTSEEEEF; from the exons GCACATCCAGGACCCGGCCAGCCAGAGACTCACATGGAACAAGCCTCccaaaagtgtccttgtcatcAAGAAGATCCGCGACGCAGGTCTTCTCCAGCCATTCAAGGAGCTGTGTACCTTCCTCACCGAG GTGAAGAGCATGATTGTTTACGTGGAGAGAAAAGTTCTAGAGGACCCCGCCATCGCAGGCGATGACGCCTTCCGGACCACCATGAACAAATTCTGCACATTCCGCGACG ATCTGGACGATATCTCCAACTACGTGGACTTCATCATCTGTCTCGGTGGCGATGGAACCTTGCTGTACGCCTCCTCACTTTTCCAG GAGAGTGTTCCCCCAGTTATGGCCTTCCACCTGGGCTCTCTTGGCTTCCTCACCCCCTTCAACTTCGACACATACCAGTCTCAGCTCAACCAAGTCATCGAGG ggaacGTGTCTATCGTGCTGCGCAGTCggctgcgtgtgcgcgtgcagaAGGACAGCCGGGAGAAGAGGGCGAAGGTGGAGGAGAACGGAGTCATCCTCACCAACGGGGATGGAGAAGGCATGCACAAGGCCGCACAGTACCAG GTCCTGAacgaggtggtggtggaccGGGGGCCCTCCTCCTACCTCTCCAACGTGGACCTCTTCCTGGACGGACACCTCATCACCACCGTTCAGGGGGACG gcgtGATCGTCTCCACGCCGACGGGCAGCACGGCATACGCGGTGGCGGCGGGCGCCTCCATGATCCACCCCAACGTCCCGGCCATCATGATCACCCCCATCTGCCCGCACTCGCTCTCCTTCAGGCCCATCGTGGTGCCGGCCGGCGTGGAGCTCAAG gTCATGCTGTCCAGCGAGGCGCGGAACACTGCCTGGGTGTCCTTCGACGGCCGTAAGAGACAGGAGATCTGCCACGGGGACAG TATCACCATCACCACTTCCTGCTTCCCGGTTCCCTCCATCTGCTTCCGGGACCCGGTCACGGACTGGTTCGAGAGCCTGGCTCAATGTTTACACTGGAACGTGAGGAAGAAGCAGCACCACCTCacctctgaggaagaggagttcTGA